In one Tripterygium wilfordii isolate XIE 37 chromosome 22, ASM1340144v1, whole genome shotgun sequence genomic region, the following are encoded:
- the LOC119990654 gene encoding phosphatidylinositol 4-kinase beta 1-like isoform X1, which produces MVRILGLRVGESDESPREITASRTHLTSQSCENGWLIRFFDSSFFCEWIAVSYLYKHEHAGVRDYLCNRMYTLPLLGIESYLFQICYMMVHKPSPSLDKFVIDICSKSLKIALKVQWFLMAELEDNDDNEGISRIQEKCQIAATLMGEWPPLVRSPNDSFSPGSKSQVLSRILSSKQRLLSLTSSPPTQKSLSFSPSSGNNLHEDASPLSPEENKIFKKFIPGPKVRDALLFRKSVGKDDDEIEKDGFFKRLLRDSRGEDEEPSSSTEGFFKRLLRDSRGEDEELTSSSEGFFKRLFRDSKSDSDDKSVSKSVNDDEKDGFFRKLFKEKFEEKKDWNGRNEDDEVTLEEKILKSAEDDEKVGFFRKLFKDKFEDKKDGNDRNEVNGEEEESSDFSLFRRLFRVHPEDAKTPKANENSNSGGFFESSPGTENFFRKLFRDRDRSVEDSELFGSKTHKEKRPGSLKQQNDKSNAKPPLANYTPSQLRKGAYHESLDFVQSLCETSYGLVDVFPVEDRKSALHESLAEINLYLTEAQTRGGVCFPMGKGMYRVVHIPEDEAVLLNSREKAPYMICIEVLKSEMPSNTKDMLGSQKLSSGGIPLANGDALLPKPPPWAYPLWTAQEVYRNSNDRMSRSTAQAIGQAMSHKEKVKFVSVSLSVGNRSSTKSKSSVVTELHFGINSGNWRSASVPAEITSNCCKCPEGGSPASDAVSDLEWVRVVLTADPGVKMDDVEDQGPLRRKEHRRVPSTIAIEEIKAAAAKGEAPPGLPLKGAGQDSSDAQPRGNGGIPKPTDALSGEIWEVKKERIRRASVHGKLPGWDLRSAIVKSGDDCRQEHLAVQLISHFYDIFQEAGLPLWLRPYEVLCTSSYTALIETIPDTASLHSIKSRYPNISSLRDFFIAKYQENSPSFKLAQRNFVESMAGYSLVCYILQVKDRHNGNLLMDEEGHIIHIDFGFMLSNSPGGVNFESAPFKLTRELLEVMDSDAEGVPSEFFDYFKVLCIQGFLTCRKHAERIILLVEMLQDSGFPCFKGGPRTIQNLRKRFHLSLTEEQCVSLVLSLISTSLDAWRTRQYDYYQRVLNGIL; this is translated from the exons ATGGTACGAATTCTTGGACTGAGAGTCGGAGAATCGGACGAGTCCCCTCGCGAGATCACTGCTTCACGGACCCACCTCACCAGTCAGTCCTGTGAGAATGGGTGGCTCATCCGGTTTTTCGACTCTTCCTTTTTCTGTGAGTGGATTGCTGTGAGCTACCTGTACAAGCATGAGCATGCTGGGGTACGTGACTATCTATGTAATCGAATGTATACCCTGCCCTTGTTGGGCATTGAGAGCTACCTTTTCCAGATTTGTTACATGATGGTCCACAAGCCAAGCCCATCCTTGGACAAATTTGTGATTGATATTTGTTCAAAGTCGCTTAAAATAGCGTTGAAGGTGCAGTGGTTTTTGATGGCGGAGCTTGAGGATAATGATGACAATGAGGGCATTAGTAGGATTCAAGAGAAGTGTCAAATTGCTGCAACTTTGATGGGTGAATGGCCTCCTCTTGTACGTTCCCCCAATGATTCTTTCAGTCCTGGAAGTAAGAGTCAGGTTTTGAGTAGGATATTGTCTTCAAAACAGCGGCTTCTGTCGTTAACATCTTCACCGCCCACACAGAAATCATTGTCATTCTCACCATCATCTGGGAACAATTTGCATGAAGATGCTAGCCCGCTATCACCGGAAGAGAATAAGATCTTTAAGAAGTTTATTCCTGGTCCAAAAGTGAGGGATGCATTGTTGTTTAGGAAGTCAGTAGGGAAAGACGATGATGAGATTGAGAAGGATGGGTTTTTCAAGAGGCTACTGAGGGACAGCAGAGGTGAGGATGAGGAGCCAAGCTCGAGCACGGAGGGTTTTTTTAAGAGGCTTTTGAGGGATAGTAGAGGTGAGGATGAGGAGTTAACATCAAGCTCAGAAGGGTTTTTTAAAAGGTTGTTTCGTGACAGCAAGAGTGATTCTGATGACAAATCTGTCTCCAAGTCAGTAAATGATGATGAGAAAGATGGATTTTTTAGGAAGTTATTTAAGGAAAAATTTGAGGAGAAGAAGGATTGGAATGGGAGGAATGAGGATGATGAAGTGACGCTGgaagagaaaattttgaaatctgCTGAGGATGATGAAAAAGTGGGTTTTTTTCGGAAATTGTTCAAGGATAAATTTGAGGACAAGAAGGATGGAAATGATAGAAATGAGGTGaatggagaggaagaagaatctTCAGACTTTTCTTTGTTCCGGAGATTGTTTCGCGTGCATCCTGAAGATGCAAAAACTCCCAAGGCAAACGAAAACAGCAACAGTGGTGGCTTTTTTGAAAGCAGTCCTGGGACAGAGAATTTTTTTCGCAAACTGTTTAGAGATCGTGATCGTTCAGTTGAGGACTCAGAACTTTTTGGTTCAAAGACGCATAAAGAG AAGCGTCCTGGTTCTCTGAAGCAACAAAATGACAAGTCCAATGCCAAGCCCCCACTAGCTAATTACACCCCATCACAATTAAGAAAAGGGGCTTATCATGAGTCCTTGGACTTTGTGCAGTCATTATGTGAGACGTCATATGGATTAGTGGATGTGTTTCCCGTTGAAGACCGCAAGAGTGCTCTTCATGAG tCTCTTGCAGAGATCAATTTGTATCTTACTGAGGCTCAAACGAGAGGAG GAGTTTGCTTTCCTATGGGAAAAGGCATGTATCGTGTCGTTCATATCCCTGAAGATGAAGCTGTTCTTTTGAATTCTAGGGAAAAGGCACCTTACATGATATGCATCGAGGTTTTGAAAAGTGAGATGCCAAG CAATACGAAGGACATGCTTGGTTCTCAAAAGCTTTCAAGTGGAGGAATTCCTCTAGCAAATGGAGATGCATTATTGCCTAAACCACCTCCATGGGCCTATCCTCTGTGGACTGCTCAGGAGGTTTATCGGAATAGCAATGACAGGATGTCTAGATCTACGGCTCAAGCAATTGGCCAGGCAATGTCTCATAAGGAAAAAGTAAAATTTGTCAGTGTTAGTCTTTCTGTGGGCAACCGATCATCTACCAAATCAAAGAGTAGTGTCGTAACTGAGTTGCACTTTGGCATCAATTCTGGAAATTGGCGATCTGCTTCAGTTCCTGCAGAAATTACATCAAACTGTTGTAAATGCCCAGAGGGTGGAAGCCCTGCATCAGATGCAGTAAGTGATTTAGAGTGGGTAAGGGTAGTACTGACAGCAGATCCTGGAGTTAAGATGGATGATGTTGAGGATCAAGGGCCACTACGTCGGAAGGAACATCGCCGTGTCCCTAGTACAATTGCCATAGAAGAAATAAAG GCTGCTGCTGCTAAAGGTGAAGCACCTCCGGGACTCCCTCTTAAAGGAGCTGGTCAGGATTCATCAGATGCTCAACCAAGG GGTAATGGTGGTATCCCCAAGCCCACTGATGCTTTGTCTGGTGAGATTTGGGAGGTTAAGAAAGAGAGGATACGCCGAGCTTCGGTGCATGGAAAGTTACCTGGTTGGGACTTACGCTCT GCTATCGTGAAGAGTGGCGATGATTGTAGGCAGGAGCATCTTGCTGTGCAACTTATCTCACACTTCTATG ATATATTCCAAGAAGCTGGTCTGCCTCTCTGGTTACGTCCTTATGAAGTTTTGTGCACTTCTTCTTACACAGCTCTCATTGAAACAATTCCAGACACG GCTTCACTTCATTCTATCAAAAGTAGATATCCAAACATCAGCAGTTTACGTGACTTTTTCATTGCCAAGTATCAAGAAAATTCTCCGAGTTTTAAGCTTGCACAG AGAAATTTTGTTGAGAGTATGGCTGGATATTCTCTTGTGTGTTATATTCTGCAG GTGAAGGATCGGCATAATGGGAACCTTTTAATGGATGAAGAAGGGCATATTATACATATTGATTTTGGCTTCATGCTCTCAAATTCTCCCGGTGGTGTAAATTTTGAAAGTGCACCCTTCAAATTGACACGGGAACTTCTCGAG GTCATGGATTCTGATGCTGAGGGAGTTCCAAGCGAGTTCTTTGACTATTTTAAA GTTCTCTGTATTCAAGGGTTTCTAACATGTCGCAAGCACGCAGAGCGCATTATTCTTCTTGTTGAGATGTTGCAG GATTCTGGTTTCCCATGCTTTAAAGGTGGCCCGCGGACAATTCAGAATCTGAGAAAAAGATTTCATTTAAGTTTGACTGAAGAG CAATGTGTGTCCCTGGTACTTTCCCTGATAAGCACCAGCTTAGATGCATGGCGGACACGACAGTATGATTATTATCAGAGAGTTTTGAATGGAATATTATGA
- the LOC119990654 gene encoding phosphatidylinositol 4-kinase beta 1-like isoform X2, whose amino-acid sequence MVRILGLRVGESDESPREITASRTHLTSQSCENGWLIRFFDSSFFCEWIAVSYLYKHEHAGVRDYLCNRMYTLPLLGIESYLFQICYMMVHKPSPSLDKFVIDICSKSLKIALKVQWFLMAELEDNDDNEGISRIQEKCQIAATLMGEWPPLVRSPNDSFSPGSKSQVLSRILSSKQRLLSLTSSPPTQKSLSFSPSSGNNLHEDASPLSPEENKIFKKFIPGPKVRDALLFRKSVGKDDDEIEKDGFFKRLLRDSRGEDEEPSSSTEGFFKRLLRDSRGEDEELTSSSEGFFKRLFRDSKSDSDDKSVSKSVNDDEKDGFFRKLFKEKFEEKKDWNGRNEDDEVTLEEKILKSAEDDEKVGFFRKLFKDKFEDKKDGNDRNEVNGEEEESSDFSLFRRLFRVHPEDAKTPKANENSNSGGFFESSPGTENFFRKLFRDRDRSVEDSELFGSKTHKEKRPGSLKQQNDKSNAKPPLANYTPSQLRKGAYHESLDFVQSLCETSYGLVDVFPVEDRKSALHESLAEINLYLTEAQTRGGVCFPMGKGMYRVVHIPEDEAVLLNSREKAPYMICIEVLKSEMPSNTKDMLGSQKLSSGGIPLANGDALLPKPPPWAYPLWTAQEVYRNSNDRMSRSTAQAIGQAMSHKEKVKFVSVSLSVGNRSSTKSKSSVVTELHFGINSGNWRSASVPAEITSNCCKCPEGGSPASDAVSDLEWVRVVLTADPGVKMDDVEDQGPLRRKEHRRVPSTIAIEEIKAAAAKGEAPPGLPLKGAGQDSSDAQPRGNGGIPKPTDALSGEIWEVKKERIRRASVHGKLPGWDLRSAIVKSGDDCRQEHLAVQLISHFYDIFQEAGLPLWLRPYEVLCTSSYTALIETIPDTASLHSIKSRYPNISSLRDFFIAKYQENSPSFKLAQGQ is encoded by the exons ATGGTACGAATTCTTGGACTGAGAGTCGGAGAATCGGACGAGTCCCCTCGCGAGATCACTGCTTCACGGACCCACCTCACCAGTCAGTCCTGTGAGAATGGGTGGCTCATCCGGTTTTTCGACTCTTCCTTTTTCTGTGAGTGGATTGCTGTGAGCTACCTGTACAAGCATGAGCATGCTGGGGTACGTGACTATCTATGTAATCGAATGTATACCCTGCCCTTGTTGGGCATTGAGAGCTACCTTTTCCAGATTTGTTACATGATGGTCCACAAGCCAAGCCCATCCTTGGACAAATTTGTGATTGATATTTGTTCAAAGTCGCTTAAAATAGCGTTGAAGGTGCAGTGGTTTTTGATGGCGGAGCTTGAGGATAATGATGACAATGAGGGCATTAGTAGGATTCAAGAGAAGTGTCAAATTGCTGCAACTTTGATGGGTGAATGGCCTCCTCTTGTACGTTCCCCCAATGATTCTTTCAGTCCTGGAAGTAAGAGTCAGGTTTTGAGTAGGATATTGTCTTCAAAACAGCGGCTTCTGTCGTTAACATCTTCACCGCCCACACAGAAATCATTGTCATTCTCACCATCATCTGGGAACAATTTGCATGAAGATGCTAGCCCGCTATCACCGGAAGAGAATAAGATCTTTAAGAAGTTTATTCCTGGTCCAAAAGTGAGGGATGCATTGTTGTTTAGGAAGTCAGTAGGGAAAGACGATGATGAGATTGAGAAGGATGGGTTTTTCAAGAGGCTACTGAGGGACAGCAGAGGTGAGGATGAGGAGCCAAGCTCGAGCACGGAGGGTTTTTTTAAGAGGCTTTTGAGGGATAGTAGAGGTGAGGATGAGGAGTTAACATCAAGCTCAGAAGGGTTTTTTAAAAGGTTGTTTCGTGACAGCAAGAGTGATTCTGATGACAAATCTGTCTCCAAGTCAGTAAATGATGATGAGAAAGATGGATTTTTTAGGAAGTTATTTAAGGAAAAATTTGAGGAGAAGAAGGATTGGAATGGGAGGAATGAGGATGATGAAGTGACGCTGgaagagaaaattttgaaatctgCTGAGGATGATGAAAAAGTGGGTTTTTTTCGGAAATTGTTCAAGGATAAATTTGAGGACAAGAAGGATGGAAATGATAGAAATGAGGTGaatggagaggaagaagaatctTCAGACTTTTCTTTGTTCCGGAGATTGTTTCGCGTGCATCCTGAAGATGCAAAAACTCCCAAGGCAAACGAAAACAGCAACAGTGGTGGCTTTTTTGAAAGCAGTCCTGGGACAGAGAATTTTTTTCGCAAACTGTTTAGAGATCGTGATCGTTCAGTTGAGGACTCAGAACTTTTTGGTTCAAAGACGCATAAAGAG AAGCGTCCTGGTTCTCTGAAGCAACAAAATGACAAGTCCAATGCCAAGCCCCCACTAGCTAATTACACCCCATCACAATTAAGAAAAGGGGCTTATCATGAGTCCTTGGACTTTGTGCAGTCATTATGTGAGACGTCATATGGATTAGTGGATGTGTTTCCCGTTGAAGACCGCAAGAGTGCTCTTCATGAG tCTCTTGCAGAGATCAATTTGTATCTTACTGAGGCTCAAACGAGAGGAG GAGTTTGCTTTCCTATGGGAAAAGGCATGTATCGTGTCGTTCATATCCCTGAAGATGAAGCTGTTCTTTTGAATTCTAGGGAAAAGGCACCTTACATGATATGCATCGAGGTTTTGAAAAGTGAGATGCCAAG CAATACGAAGGACATGCTTGGTTCTCAAAAGCTTTCAAGTGGAGGAATTCCTCTAGCAAATGGAGATGCATTATTGCCTAAACCACCTCCATGGGCCTATCCTCTGTGGACTGCTCAGGAGGTTTATCGGAATAGCAATGACAGGATGTCTAGATCTACGGCTCAAGCAATTGGCCAGGCAATGTCTCATAAGGAAAAAGTAAAATTTGTCAGTGTTAGTCTTTCTGTGGGCAACCGATCATCTACCAAATCAAAGAGTAGTGTCGTAACTGAGTTGCACTTTGGCATCAATTCTGGAAATTGGCGATCTGCTTCAGTTCCTGCAGAAATTACATCAAACTGTTGTAAATGCCCAGAGGGTGGAAGCCCTGCATCAGATGCAGTAAGTGATTTAGAGTGGGTAAGGGTAGTACTGACAGCAGATCCTGGAGTTAAGATGGATGATGTTGAGGATCAAGGGCCACTACGTCGGAAGGAACATCGCCGTGTCCCTAGTACAATTGCCATAGAAGAAATAAAG GCTGCTGCTGCTAAAGGTGAAGCACCTCCGGGACTCCCTCTTAAAGGAGCTGGTCAGGATTCATCAGATGCTCAACCAAGG GGTAATGGTGGTATCCCCAAGCCCACTGATGCTTTGTCTGGTGAGATTTGGGAGGTTAAGAAAGAGAGGATACGCCGAGCTTCGGTGCATGGAAAGTTACCTGGTTGGGACTTACGCTCT GCTATCGTGAAGAGTGGCGATGATTGTAGGCAGGAGCATCTTGCTGTGCAACTTATCTCACACTTCTATG ATATATTCCAAGAAGCTGGTCTGCCTCTCTGGTTACGTCCTTATGAAGTTTTGTGCACTTCTTCTTACACAGCTCTCATTGAAACAATTCCAGACACG GCTTCACTTCATTCTATCAAAAGTAGATATCCAAACATCAGCAGTTTACGTGACTTTTTCATTGCCAAGTATCAAGAAAATTCTCCGAGTTTTAAGCTTGCACAG GGGCAATGA
- the LOC119992204 gene encoding U-box domain-containing protein 10-like: MQGGQLSKISLAMAGGGEPALLDLVQEISAFSVGSNDGKEPPLFKKDCTDLVHRIALLTHLLEEIRDFKENSEPFDVSTISDWGSDLLLGLQAAKRLLSFASSYSSKNNSDGAGKRIAFQFQCVTSKLEKALGNIPYEHFDVSEEVQEQVQLVRTQMRRAAKRYGCSNAKMISYATYQPLDGKLDRVQSSKMIEHSASNNHEVTEKLDMVPESNVHKSGGADQMVNIPESAKNSFTSSDVSLSKDIDAAKQENSSSTNAEEVKTQDVLVIPDDFLCPISLELMRDPVIVATGQTYERSYIQRWIDSGNATCPKTQQKLENLTLTPNYVLRSLVTQWCTEHNIEQPTGLSNGKMKKIDGSFHDVSGDVQAIQTLVRKLSSRSIEECRAAVAEIRSLSKRSTDNRILLAEAGVIPVLVSLLTADDNLIQENAVTSVLNLSIFENNKGLIMLSGAIPSIVQVLRAGSREAKENAAATLFSLSLADENKIIIGASGAIPALVELLQNGSTRGKKDAATALFNLCIYQGNKGRAVRSGIVTALLKMLIDSRNCMVDEALAILSVLASNQEAKVAIVKASTLPVLIDLLRAGLPRNKENAAAILLTLCKKETDNLACISRLGAVMPLTELARSGTERAKRKATSLLEHLRKLQQP; this comes from the exons ATGCAAGGGGGACAGCTAAGCAAGATTTCGCTTGCAATGGCCGGCGGAGGCGAGCCGGCGCTACTCGACTTGGTGCAGGAAATCTCTGCATTCTCCGTTGGAAGCAATGACGGTAAAGAACCGCCATTGTTTAAGAAGGATTGCACGGATCTGGTCCATCGGATTGCGTTGTTGACTCATTTACTGGAGGAGATTAGGGACTTCAAGGAGAATTCTGAGCCGTTCGATGTGTCTACTATATCTGATTGGGGATCCGATCTGCTACTGGGGCTTCAAGCCGCTAAGCGCCTGCTATCATTCGCGAGCTCCTACAGCTCTAAGAACAATTCT GATGGAGCGGGCAAGAGAATTGCTTTTCAATTTCAATGTGTGACGTCCAAATTGGAGAAAGCGCTTGGCAACATACCATATGAACATTTTGACGTCTCAGAGGAAGTTCAAGAACAG GTTCAATTGGTGAGAACGCAGATGAGGAGAGCTGCAAAAAGATACGGGTGTAGTAATGCGAAAATGATCTCTTACGCCACATACCAGCCATTGGACGGAAAATTGGATCGGGTACAATCAAGCAAGATGATTGAGCATAGTGCCAGTAACAACCATGAAGTTACAGAGAAGTTGGACATGGTTCCCGAAAGTAATGTTCATAAGAGCGGAGGAGCAGATCAGATGGTTAATATACCGGAAAGTGCAAAGAACTCTTTTACATCATCTGATGTCTCTTTGTCGAAGGACATTGATGCTGCCAAGCAAGAGAACTCATCAAGTACAAATGCAGAGGAAGTAAAAACACAAGATGTACTTGTAATCCCTGATGATTTTCTGTGCCCTATTTCTTTGGAACTAATGAGGGATCCTGTTATTGTGGCCACTGGACAG ACATATGAGAGATCTTACATTCAAAGATGGATAGATAGTGGCAATGCAACATGCCCAAAAACTCAGCAGAAGCTAGAAAATTTAACACTAACCCCCAATTATGTTTTGAGAAGTTTAGTAACTCAGTGGTGTACTGAGCACAATATTGAGCAGCCAACTGGATTATCAAATGGGAAGATGAAAAAGATCGATGGATCTTTTCATGATGTTAGTGGTGACGTGCAAGCCATCCAAACACTCGTTCGCAAGCTCTCAAGCAGGTCAATTGAGGAGTGTAGAGCTGCTGTGGCAGAAATCCGATCACTATCCAAGAGAAGCACAGATAACAGGATACTCCTGGCAGAAGCAGGAGTAATTCCAGTTTTGGTTAGCCTTTTAACTGCAGATGACAATTTGATACAGGAAAATGCAGTTACTTCCGTTCTTAACCTCTCcatatttgaaaataataaaggCCTAATAATGCTTTCTGGTGCTATTCCTTCGATTGTCCAAGTCCTGAGAGCTGGAAGCAGGGAAGCAAAAGAGAATGCTGCAGCAACCCTCTTTAGCTTGTCACTTGCAGATGAGAATAAAATAATCATTGGTGCTTCAGGTGCAATTCCTGCATTGGTAGAATTGCTCCAAAATGGAAGTACCCGTGGGAAGAAAGATGCTGCAACAGCATTGTTCAATCTGTGCATCTATCAAGGCAACAAGGGTCGGGCTGTAAGGTCAGGGATTGTTACGGCACTGTTGAAGATGTTGATAGATTCAAGAAACTGCATGGTTGATGAGGCTCTGGCTATATTATCAGTTCTTGCTAGCAACCAAGAGGCTAAGGTTGCTATTGTAAAGGCTAGCACCCTTCCTGTTCTGATAGATCTTTTGAGAGCAGGTCTGCCGCGCAACAAAGAGAATGCAGCTGCGATCTTACTTACTCTGTGCAAGAAAGAAACTGATAATCTTGCCTGTATTAGTAGGCTAGGTGCTGTCATGCCCTTGACGGAACTTGCTAGGAGTGGCACGGAGAGAGCCAAGCGAAAGGCCACTTCATTGTTAGAACATCTTCGTAAGTTACAGCAGCCATAG
- the LOC119990490 gene encoding MYB-like transcription factor 4, giving the protein MRKPCCDKQDTNKGSWSKQEDQKLIDYIRKHGEGCWRTLPQSAGLLRCGKSCRLRWINYLRPDLKRGNFGEDEEDLIIKLHALLGNRWSLIAGRLPGRTDNEVKNYWNSHLMRKLITMGIDPNNHRLTLQSFPSRKNNLLIDSATLPAANQSMKICVEDNDVQQVSDAGSGSSCLEDSGLPDLNLDLTIT; this is encoded by the exons ATGAGAAAGCCTTGTTGCGATAAGCAGGACACAAACAAAGGGTCTTGGTCCAAGCAAGAAGACCAGAAGCTCATCGATTATATTCGCAAACACGGCGAGGGTTGCTGGCGGACTCTCCCTCAATCTGCAG GTCTGCTTCGCTGTGGCAAAAGTTGTCGGCTGCGATGGATAAACTATCTAAGGCCAGACCTTAAAAGAGGCAACTTTGGGGAGGACGAAGAGGATCTTATCATCAAGCTTCATGCACTCCTTGGCAATCG GTGGTCATTGATAGCGGGTAGATTGCCAGGACGTACAGACAATGAAGTAAAGAACTACTGGAACTCGCATTTGATGAGAAAGCTTATAACCATGGGGATTGATCCCAATAACCATCGCTTGACCCTTCAATCTTTTCCCTCTCGCAAGAACAACCTGCTAATCGATAGTGCAACATTACCTGCTGCCAATCAGTCAATGAAGATCTGTGTTGAAGATAATGATGTGCAACAAGTATCGGATGCTGGGAGTGGGAGTTCTTGCTTGGAAGATAGTGGGTTGCCTGACCTAAATCTTGACCTCACAATCACCTGA